A single region of the Fusarium fujikuroi IMI 58289 draft genome, chromosome FFUJ_chr05 genome encodes:
- a CDS encoding QUTG-like quinic acid utilization family protein has product MANYDLQNISADIVTETDQAVEKAIYERLQQQFPTFAFIGEETFKDGTTLTDEPTFIVDPIDGTSNFVHGFPVVCVSIALVIHGQPTIGVVYNPFQDELWSAVRGGGAFASQGSSTPRKLPLSSLPLENLQTASIGLEWGSDREGPNFDLNLKVFTKLARTVASGGHFANSLRFMGSAAIAICRVAAGQQDAFWECGCWAWDVAAAWCVLLEAGGIMVDGHPGKMHPPLHNRRYLAVRPATTGQQEFVEEFWTVIGDSRSTYGPALRK; this is encoded by the exons ATGGCCAATTATGATTTGCAAAATATAT CCGCAGATATTGTTACCGAGACAGACCAGGCCGTCGAGAAGGCCATCTACGAAAGACTTCAACAACAGTTCCCAACGTTCGCCTTTATCGGTGAAGAGACATTCAAGGATGGCACCACCCTCACCGACGAGCCAACATTCATCGTGGACCCGATCGATGGCACATCCAATTTCGTTCATGGATTCCCAGTGGTCTGCGTGTCTATAGCCCTCGTTATACATGGACAACCTACTATTGGCGTGGTATATAATCCGTTTCAAGATGAGCTTTGGAGTGCTGTCCGAGGTGGAGGAGCATTCGCCTCACAGGGTAGCTCGACGCCAAGGAAATTGCCACTGAGTTCATTGCCTCTAGAGAATCTGCAAACAGCCAGCATTGGTTTGGAATGGGGCAGCGATAGAGAAGGTCCCAACTTCGATCTGAACCTCAAGGTATTTACAAAGTTGGCCAGGACTGTCGCCTCAGGGGGTCACTTTGCCAATTCTCTCCGTTTCATGGGCTCAGCCGCCATCGCAATCTGTCGTGTTGCCGCAGGGCAGCAGGATGCATTCTGGGAATGTGGCTGCTGGGCGTGGGATGTGGCAGCAGCCTGGTGTGTTTTATTGGAGGCTGGAGGTATCATGGTGGATGGACATCCCGGCAAGATGCATCCTCCTCTACATAATAGACGATATCTTGCTGTTAGGCCGGCGACCACTGGGCAGCAAGAGTTTGTAGAAGAGTTCTGGACCGTAATTGGAGATAGTCGGTCAACCTATGGCCCTGCCTTGAGGAAGTAG
- a CDS encoding related to pisatin demethylase cytochrome P450 gives MPNVNLSVVKAAIFSLTYHFAGSFVLLLALSYVYNRYRPGLSRIPGPSLAKWTKLWRLYDVYKGQSHQTAIKLHKKHGPLVRIAPKIISVGDPAAIKTIYGLTGAFPKSAFYPIQSISWNKRPQMNLFSTRDPVYHREQKKKVAHAYSLTSLLGSEEAMDSCTELFTSRLDEWAMTQKPIDLGAWLQYYAFDVVGEVTFAQKLGFLETGGDVDGMMETIEGILFYASMCGQVPEMHPFLLGNPLFPYLIPAMESWNAVLTFTLKAINSRTTIQRDGELELSDDGTRDFLSKWAAVKDKDPLKMSTRDVITHLSTNVFAGSDTTAIALRAIIYFLIKHPDKMGKVVDEIDTANESVKLSDPISYKESTTHLPYMGAVIKEAMRLHPSVGLLMERHVPPQGAAICGQFILGGTIVGINPWVLHSDPEVYKDPESFIPERWLTADAELLSKMENSFLSFGAGSRTCVGRYISLMEMHKVVPQLLRRYTIELENPKAEWRTSNRWFVQQLGLICNLKKRTWIREYSQYLV, from the exons ATGCCTAACGTCAATCTTTCTGTCGTAAAAGCAGCAATCTTCTCTCTTACGTATCACTTTGCGGGGTCGTTCGTCTTACTCTTGGCTCTGAGTTATGTTTACAATAGATATCGGCCTGGTCTTTCTCGTATTCCGGGACCGTCCCTCGCAAAGTGGACAAAACTTTGGAGACTTTACGATGTTTACAAAGGTCAATCTCATCAGACGGCTATCAAACTACACAAAAAGCATGGCCCGCTTGTTCGAATTGCACCCAAAATTATATCTGTTGGTGATCCTGCAGCCATAAAAACCATCTATGGGTTGACTGGTGCATTCCCCAAG TCGGCATTCTACCCTATTCAAAGTATTTCTTGGAATAAGAGACCGCAAATGAACCTTTTTTCAACACGGGACCCTGTTTATCACAGGGAacagaaaaagaaggttGCGCACGCTTACAGTCTGACCAGTCTTCTTGGATCCGAAGAGGCAATGGACTCCTGTACTGAACTCTTCACTTCACGTCTCGACGAATGGGCCATGACCCAAAAGCCCATTGATCTAGGTGCTTGGCTTCAATATTATGCTTTCGACGTCGTTGGTGAAGTAACCTTTGCACAGAAGCTCGGGTTTTTAGAGACGGGcggagatgttgatggaatGATGGAAACCATTGAAGGTATCCTCTTCTACGCATCTATGTGTGGACAGGTCCCTGAGATGCACCCATTTCTACTGGGTAACCCTTTGTTTCCCTATTTAATTCCAGCCATGGAGTCGTGGAATGCAGTCTTGACTTTCACCCTAAAGGCCATCAATTCTCGGACAACTATTCAACGAGACGGCGAACTGGAGCTCAGCGATGACGGAACCAGGGACTTCCTGTCAAAGTGGGCTGCAGTAAAGGACAAGGACCCGCTCAAGATGAGTACCCGAGACGTTATTACACATCTCTCAACCAACGTCTTTGCTGGATCGGATACTACCGCTATAGCTCTCAGAGCAATTATTTACTTCCTTATCAAACATCCAGATAAAATGGGAAAGGTTGTAGACGAGATCGATACAGCCAATGAAAGCGTAAAGCTCAGCGATCCTATCTCATACAAGGAATCCACTACTCATCTGCCATACATGGGAGCTGTGATCAAAGAAGCAATGCGGCTACATCCCTCTGTCGGGCTACTCATGGAGCGACATGTCCCGCCCCAGGGAGCAGCGATATGCGGGCAATTCATTCTTGGAGGCACAATTGTCGGCATCAACCCGTGGGTTCTTCACTCGGACCCCGAAGTGTACAAGGATCCTGAGTCCTTTATTCCTGAGCGCTGGTTGACTGCAGACGCCGAGTTACTCTCCAAGATGGAAAATAGCTTTTTGTCTTTCGGTGCAGGCTCGCGAACTTGCGTTGGGCGTTACATTAGTTTGATGGAAATGCACAAGGTGGTGCCGCAGTTACTCAGGAGGTATACTATCGAGCTGGAGAATCCCAAGGCTGAGTGGCGAACATCGAACCGTTGGTTCGTACAGCAGCTTGGGCTAATTTGCAATCTGAAGAAAAGAACATGGATTAGAGAATACTCGCAGTATCTTGTATGA
- a CDS encoding probable Maltose permease: MSHSNNTAKTLDGPAATQLDWIADAQDANAQEHDLKFFDALKLYRKSVLWALLMSTAIFMEGYDTMLMGNMFGFPEFRKRYGQPAKGDTYQIPAPWQAGLTNGSACGQLVGLLVSGYMTERFGFRKTMTLGLTASAAFIFIPFFAPSLAVLEVGQVLFGELIETVFNMTLSNNSNSGIFMGLYQTIPVVYAKEISPVCLQAYLTTWVNTCWAIGHLIGAGILRALLVRGDEWGYRIPFAIHTCRLTHGRWVWPLILVPSLYFAPESPWWLVRRGRLEEAKKVLKRLTSTEHAHFDIDKAVSFMVVTTNFEKAISAETSYLACFKGTDLKRTLIAIGVYCIQTLSGNPLRSYSTYFMEQAGFPTTQASDMTIVNYSLALVGGLVSWPLLTLFGRRSIYVWSLFLMLVLMILIGGIGIPQANSSDHSYSWAIAALLIVSSFLYNATMGPLTNAICSEVPSTLLCSKTVVLARWFYTITSITAGVLTPYQLNPTAWNWGAKTGFFWAGGCLISFIFAYFCVPETKDRTAAEVDILFNRKASLRCFSKTSVDLVEAVVGANGKERN; the protein is encoded by the exons ATGTCTCATTCCAACAACACGGCCAAAACCCTTGACGGCCCCGCGGCCACTCAGCTTGATTGGATCGCCGACGCGCAAGATGCCAATGCTCAAGAGCATGACCTCAAGTTCTTCGATGCCCTCAAGCTGTATCGTAAATCTGTTTTATGGGCTCTTCTCATGTCTACCGCCATCTTCATGGAAGGCTATGACACAATGCTCATGGGCAATATGTTCGGCTTTCCAGAGTTCCGGAAGCGCTACGGGCAGCCTGCCAAAGGCGACACTTATCAGATCCCGGCTCCTTGGCAGGCTGGTCTCACCAACGGTAGTGCTTGTGGCCAGTTGGTTGGCTTATTGGTGTCTGGTTACATGACCGAGAGGTTCGGCTTCCGCAAGACCATGACCCTTGGCCTAACTGCCAGTGCTGCCTTCATCTTTATCCCCTTTTTTGCTCCTAGCCTTGCGGTCCTTGAGGTTGGCCAAGTTCTATTTGGTGAGCTGATCGAAACCGTTTTCAATATGACCCTGTCTAACAACTCAAACTCAGGAATTTTCATGGGCCTCTACCAAACGATTCCTGTCGTGTATGCTAAGGAAATATCACCCGTTTGTCTTCAGGCTTATTTGACGACTTGGGTGAACACCTGCTGG GCAATCGGTCATCTTATCGGCGCCGGCATTCTTCGAGCCCTTCTCGTACGTGGCGACGAGTGGGGATATAGAATTCCATTTGCCATACA CACATGTCGGCTAACACATGGAAGATGGGTTTGGCCCCTTATTCTGGTCCCAAGCCTCTATTTCGCACCTGAATCGCCGTGGTGGCTCGtccgaagaggaagattgGAAGAAGCGAAAAAGGTACTAAAGCGACTCACATCTACGGAACACGCTCACTTCGACATCGACAAGGCTGTCTCTTTTATGGTAGTGACGACCAATTTCGAGAAGGCCATTAGCGCTGAGACATCATACCTGGCCTGCTTCAAAGGGACAGATCTGAAGAGAACACTGATTGCAATTGGTGTCTACTGTATTCAGACTCTCAGCGGCAACCCTCTACGGAGCTACTCAACTTATTTCATGGAGCAAGCTGGCTTTCCAACAACTCAAGCGTCCGACATGACCATTGTCAACTATTCATTGGCATTGGTTGGTGGACTCGTGTCG TGGCCACTGTTGACTCTTTTTGGCCGTCGATCTATATATGTCTGGAGTCTTTTCCTCATGCTTGTTCTCATGATACTCATCGGCGGAATCGGAATTCCTCAAGCTAACTCCTCTGACCATTCATATTCGTGGGCCATTGCTgccctcctcatcgtctCGTCATTCCTTTACAACGCGACGATGGGCCCTCTGACAAACGCGATATGCTCAGAGGTCCCGTCAACACTCCTATGCAGCAAGACAGTCGTGCTTGCTAGATGGTTTTACACAATTACTTCAATTACCGCTGGCGTTCTCACACCATATCAGCTCAATCCGACCGCTTGGAACTGGGGAGCCAAAACAGGCTTCTTTTGGGCAGGTGGTTGTCTCATTTCCTTTATCTTTGCTTACTTCTGTGTGCCGGAAACAAAAGATCGCACAGCAGCCGAAGTGGATATCTTGTTCAACCGTAAAGCGAGCCTGCGTTGTTTCTCCAAAACTTCTGTTGACTTGGTAGAGGCTGTGGTTGGCGCCAATGGCAAGGAGAGGAACTAA
- a CDS encoding related to srpA precursor translates to MSSQVIYPSSGVTSTPDQTSKPTPNVTSTETQPPKDQLPQNLVNAMQAIFGKHPGYRTTHAKGLLVEGTFTPTEEAKKLSTAAHFNNPSTKVIARFSVGGGLPHVADVADGATPKGVAIRFQIDENTHTDLISHSFNGFATRNGEDFLTFLKLFGADGFTEAQLKKAKAGGGDYSKEQKAYDQAHAAFLSFLGNPEHKSAAVFVASEKPNPHNYGTITYYEPNTHVLTNKHGRVTNVRYRLDPADGEHLYPNKTPEDKEVLAKLGNDYLEDDLRERFPDKPIVLTIQAHIAGPDDVLDDATIPYQSKTFIPVGKLEINKVSDDNAAKQQQIAFKPNPEKGGIEGIKSSNDPLIQARKGVYWISSDQRRHEKQVE, encoded by the exons ATGTCTTCTCAAGTCATCTACCCTAGCTCTGGTGTGACCAGTACGCCGGACCAGACATCTAAGCCTACCCCAAACGTTACGTCAACTGAGACTCAGCCGCCAAAAGACCAGCTCCCTCAGAACTTGGTCAATGCTATGCAAGCAATCTTTGGCAAGCACCCTGGATACCGAACAA CTCATGCCAAAGGCCTGCTTGTCGAGGGCACCTTTACGCCAACAGAAGAGGCCAAAAAGCTTTCCACAGCTGCCCACTTCAATAATCCTTCGACAAAGGTTATCGCTCGGTTTTCTGTCGGCGGCGGTCTCCCCCATGTTGCAGACGTGGCCGATGGTGCTACACCCAAGGGCGTTGCCATTCGCTTCCAGATTGACGAGAATACTCACACTGATCTCATCAGCCACTCGTTCAATGGGTTTGCAACGCGAAATGGCGAAGACTTCCTGACTTTCCTGAAACTCTTTGGCGCTGATGGGTTTACCGAGGCgcagctcaagaaggccaaggctggcgGCGGAGACTACTCAAAGGAGCAGAAGGCTTATGACCAGGCTCACGCTGCGTTTCTGTCGTTCCTTGGGAACCCTGAGCACAAGTCTGCTGCTGTATTTGTTGCTTCGGAGAAGCCCAATCCTCATAACTACGGAACTATCACGTATTACGAGCCCAATACGCATGTCCTCACCAACAAACACGGCCGTGTCACTAATGTCCGCTACCGTCTTGACCCCGCTGATGGAGAGCACCTTTACCCCAACAAGACTCCTGAGGATAAAGAAGTGCTTGCGAAGCTAGGTAACGACTACTTGGAGGATGACCTCCGAGAGCGCTTCCCAGACAAGCCAATCGTGCTTACCATTCAAGCGCATATTGCTGGTCCGGATGACGTGCTAGATGACGCTACCATACCATACCAAAGCAAGACGTTCATCCCTGTTGGCAAGCTGGAGATCAACAAGGTTTCAGATGACAATGCGGCTAAGCAGCAACAGATCGCCTTCAAGCCTAACCCGGAGAAAGGCGGTATTGAGGGTATTAAGTCATCCAATGACCCATTGATCCAAGCACGGAAGGGAGTTTACTGGATCAGTTCGGATCAGCGAAGACATGAAAAGCAGGTTGAATAG